AGTTGGTGTATCGAGCAAGGAGGCAATGAGTGCCGACACAGGACTTTCTTTCTGAGCGAGCATGGCTCGCTCAATCGTTACGTTGTGACGAGGAGTCTATTGGTATTCAGCTCATTGCCGGTGATGCCAGTCCACGAAAGTTCTATCGTGCCTCGCTCTGTCTCAACGCGGAGATACAGACACACATTCTGATGGTGTCGCCACCTACTGAGAACAACGAACAGTTTGTTTTAGTGCAAGGGCTACTTAAGACGGCGGGTGTTCGTGTGCCAAGGTTACAGCGTGCCGACTTAAGTCTAGGGCTCTTTTTGCTCGAGGATCTTGGGGACGTCACCTACTGGTCCGCCTTACAAGAGGGGGATGTCGATACTTATTACACGAGGGCACTCACCGCCCTCAGCGACATGCAGGCACTGAGTGGGGCGCAGACAGTTTTACCTGTATACGACGACAAAGAGCTTCAGCGTGAGTTGACTATTTGCCCTGACTGGTTTTTTGCGCGTGCGCTCTCCATGGACTTAGGCCCCTCGGATGAGGCGGTCTTTGAGCGATTCAGTCAGTGTCTTTTATCGGTAGCGGCTGAGCAGCCGTCTCGATTTGTCCATCGCGACTATCACAGTCGAAATCTCATGGTGCTCGGAGAAGGCGACATCGCCATTATCGATTTCCAGGACGCCATTGTTGGTCCTATTACCTACGATGCGGTATCGCTTTTGAAAGATGTTTATATCGTCTGGCCACGAGAGCAGCAGATGAGCTGGCTTGCACAGTATTGGCGCCTGTTGGTGAGTGCGGATTATTTGCCTGACGACTCATGGGGGGCGTTCGTGCGCTGGTACGACCTAATGGGTCTTCAGCGTCACGTAAAGATCTTGGGGGTGTTTTCCCGGCTTTGGCTGCGAGATCAAAAGCCAGCCTACATGCGCGATATTCCGGTGGTTATTGACTATATTCGTGAGGCTTGTGGTTTGTATTCTAAGGATTACTCAGCGATTGCTGATTTTTGGAAGTGGTTCGAGGACAGGGTGCTCCCACAGGTACAGCAAGCAGATTGGTACGCTACTTCATGAGGCGCGTGATGATTTTAGCTGCGGGAGAGGGGCGAAGAATGCGACCGCTCACCGACAGCCGGCCTAAACCCTTAATAGAGGTCGACGGAAAACCGCTGTTGGCATTCCACTTTGAGCGGCTGGTTGCGGCAGGATTTACGGACATTGTGGTGAACGCATCGTATTTTTCGGAGCAAATAGAGGCCTTTTGTGGCGATGGATCTCGTTGGGGCTGTCATGTGAAGGTTGTGGTAGAGCCCAAACCGTTAGAGACGGCAGGCGGAATTTTAAATGCGTTGCCTCTGCTCGGAGATGAGCCTTTTGCCGTGGTAAATGGTGA
The Candidatus Paraluminiphilus aquimaris genome window above contains:
- a CDS encoding aminoglycoside phosphotransferase family protein is translated as MPTQDFLSERAWLAQSLRCDEESIGIQLIAGDASPRKFYRASLCLNAEIQTHILMVSPPTENNEQFVLVQGLLKTAGVRVPRLQRADLSLGLFLLEDLGDVTYWSALQEGDVDTYYTRALTALSDMQALSGAQTVLPVYDDKELQRELTICPDWFFARALSMDLGPSDEAVFERFSQCLLSVAAEQPSRFVHRDYHSRNLMVLGEGDIAIIDFQDAIVGPITYDAVSLLKDVYIVWPREQQMSWLAQYWRLLVSADYLPDDSWGAFVRWYDLMGLQRHVKILGVFSRLWLRDQKPAYMRDIPVVIDYIREACGLYSKDYSAIADFWKWFEDRVLPQVQQADWYATS